In Sulfitobacter faviae, the genomic window CCGATGCCTGCGATGACCCCGTCAGAGGAAAAGCCGAAGAAAAAGACTTCGATGGCTGGGATGGACCATACGCAGATGCAAAAGCCTGCGATGGACGGCATGGACCACACGCAGATGCAGCAGAAGAAAAAGGCACCGATGTCAGGCATGAACCATGCCCAGATGCAGAAGCCCGCAATGGACGGTATGAGCGGCATGGACAGTATGAGCGGAATGGCAATGTCTGATGGCGGCGATCCGTTCTATGTCCCGGGCAGCGGACTGACGCCTGTCGCGTACAACGGCGGCAAGTTCCTGTCCTACGCAGACCTGCGCGCCGCCAGCCCTCGTTACCGTCACCGCGCACCCTCACGCACCATCGTGTTGCGGCTGACCGGTAACATGGAGCGCTACATCTGGTCGATCAACGACGTGAAATACGACGATGCCGCCCCGATCACGCTCCGATACGGCGAGCGGGTGCGCATGCGGTTCATCAACGAAACGATGATGTCGCATCCGATGCACCTGCACGGGATGTGGTCGATCATCGATGCCGGTCACGGTCCGCGCAATCCCATCAAGCACACCGTGAACATCAATCCCGCCGCCACGACGGACATCGAAGTCGAGGCCGACGCCCCCGGTCAATGGGCGTTCCACTGTCACCTCAGCTACCACGCGCGGGCGGGAATGTTCCGCAAGGTCGTGGTCAAGGGACGCGCGGCTTGAGCCGGGAAATACAAAGGACGAACGTAATGAAATACAGTCAACTCGCCGGACTGGCCGGCCTCATCCTTCCTTGGGCCTCGCTCGTGCAGGCTCAGCCCGTCAAACAAACCGAACAGCTGATCTGGGGCGTGCAGGCGGAACAGTTGGAAATTCGCGCACTGGATGACGAAGAGGTCCTTGTCTGGGATTTCGACGCCCTCATCGGCACGGATGAGCTCAAGCTGGTGTGGCGCAGCGAAGCTGAATACGGTCTTTCGTCCGATGAGTTCGAAAGCCTCGAAAACCAGCTACGTCTCCGGTTTCCAATCTCGACCTTCTTTAACGGCGTGGTCGGAGCCTATGCCAGCACACCCGAGGGCGTTCCGGAACGCTACGCGGCTGTCGTGGGGGTAAAAGGGCTCGCGCCGCAGTGGTTCGAGATCGACGCCGATCTCTACCTCTCCGACTATTCGTTCTTCAGTTTCGAGGCGGAATACGAACTGCTCCTTACCAACCGTCTGATCCTGACCCCGAACATCGAGATCGATATGCCGCTGAAGGATGACATCGCCCGGGGGCGGGGTGCGGGTGGCGCAGTCATGGAGATCGGTGCGCGGCTGAGTTACGACCTCATCGACCGTGCGGTCTCACCCTATATCGGCGTCAACTACGAGACCTCGTTCGGCGACACGCGGGACATCACCCGCGCGGCCGGTGGGGATACAGATGAGTTCTCGGTCGTGATCGGTACACGCCTTCAATTCTGAGATTTGTTCCTGCGGGAGCAATCCGGAGGGCTGATGAGTCCTCCGGCCAATACCTGAACCCAAAAGCAACCAAGGACTAAACAGATGAAACATCTACTGCTGACAATCGCACTGGCTTCCTCCTTTGCGGCACCGGGGTTTGCCGGCGAAGCGGCTCACGGAAACAAGTCCGGCGACACCCATGGAGAAATGAAGATCGGCATGCCCGGCGATGCCGCTGCGGTGGACCGCACGGTCGAGATCGACATGGTCGAAACAGACGACGGCGAAATGCTGTTCAAGGGCGGCGATCTGGATTTCAAAGAAGGCGAGACCGTCCGTTTCGTCGTCCGCAACGAGGGCGAGTTGGACCATGAGTTCATTCTCGACTCGCAAAAGAAGAACGCCGCGCACAAGAACGAAATGGCGGATATGAGCGGTATGAATATGGGTCATAATGAGCCCAACCGCATCCGGCTCGCGCCCGGCGAAGATGCCGAAATCATCTGGACATTTGCAAATAACGGCACGTTCGAAGCTGCTTGCCTGATCCCCGGTCATTACGAATCCGGCATGTTCCGCGAAGTCTCCGTTACTCACTAAACGGTCAGTGCGGATCGCGAGCACCGCCTTGCGATAACGTTAATACCAGAACGGGCGTACACCGCGCCCGTTCTTTCCCCCGTTGGGCGCCCGTCTGCGACGATGGTGTACCGCGCCAGCGGCGGTAGTACCCAGATCCGACGTTTGCAGCAACGCCAGATCGAAGCTGAAAGCCGGGGCCTGACGAAGGCCGAACGCAGAACCCGTGAAAGAAAAGGGACATTGAAGGGCACGAACTCGGCCGTCTCGACAACCGAAGGGCTGCGCCCGATCGATACGGGTGATACATCGCGCCCATTGTTCAAGGTGGAGAGATGGTGAATTGAGGTGTTGTCACGTTAACTCGCCGAATTTGCAAGTGGCAAGCTGTTCGTTGATCAAGCGGCCTGTGCCGCGGATTTCCACGCCTCGAATGCTTCGAGCCGATGGTAGCGGATGGTGAGCGCAGAGCGGCGGCGGGCTGGGACAGAGAAACTATTGCGGGTTGCAGACTTCATAGATACGAAGCGTTGTAATCCACCCGGCGATCGGAAGCCTTGCATCACCCGCTCTCGTTTTCGGAAGGGCAAGTGGCTGTTTTCTGCGCGGTTATTGAGTCCCTTGTGTGACCAATGATCAAGGCCAGGCGCGACCTCGCGCTTTGCGGCACCATAGGAGCGCAGCTTGTCCGTAATGATCCTTTTTGGCACGAAGCCCCAACGTTTCATCAGCTTGACCAAAAGCCGCTTTGCGGCGCGCTTGTCTCGTCTCGATTGGAGAATTTCCTCAAGAACAAAGCCGTGTTGGTCGACCGCGCGCCAGAGCCAGTATGACCGACCCGCGATCTTCACAACGACTTCGTCCAGATGCCAGACATCGCCGGGGCGCGGCTGCCGTCGCTGTAGAACGTGGGCGATCAGGGGGCCGAACTTGACGCTCCAGCGCCGGATTGTCTCATACGAAACGTCGACGCCACGTTCCAGCATCAGCTCTTCGACCTCGCGCAGGCTCAAGTTGAACCGGACGTAAAGCCAGACAATATGAGCGATGATCTGAGGCGGAAACCGGTGGCGTTTGTAGCTGATCTTTTGTGTCTGCATCGACACCGCCTACGCCCAGATCAATGAACCAGCAACCTCAGGACCGTTAATGTGACAACACCTCTTCTTCCTTCTCTCAATTGCTAAGCGTTCAACTAAGTCATCCGCATTTGGTTTCAATTTCCAGCGCTGGAAGGTTGGAGGCCGCGGTTGCGATTGAAATGTTCAATGAAGAAAAAAGCTTCTATTGGCCTTCCTGCTACGAACGCGGACTTCGTCGCGTTATTCTCGCAGCGGGATGGCTTCACAAACGACATTGTATCCGTTTGTAAAGTTGACCAACCGGGAGATGCAGCCATAGAGGTGCTTCGGATTTCGATCTCGGGACAAGGGTGGAAGCGAGCCAAAAGATGATGCGAACCACGTTGCGCCTATTCTTCCTTCTCATGGCTTGCCTTTGGGCCTCCATGGGCTTTGCTGCATCGAGCGATACCTACGAGAATTCAACAATCACGGCCCGGCTCATCTCCGTTGAAAATGGGGTCGCGGAAACCTCCAGAACCCTTTCCCTTGGCCTGGATGTCGAGCTGGCCGAGGGCTGGAAAGCCTATTGGCGTTCGCCCGGCGAGGTGGGTCTGCCGCCTGAAATTTCATGGGATGGATCGGAAAATCTGGTGAGCGCACAGATGCTCTGGCCCGCGCCTGAGCGCTTCACGGCATTCGGCATCGAGAATTTTGGCTACAAGACCCGTGTCGTCCTGCCCATTCAGGCAGTTCTCGAAACTGCGGGCCAGTCCGCAACATTGCAGGCGCGTGTTTCATTGCTGGCGTGCTCGACTGTCTGTGTGCCGCATGATTTCGATCTCGCACTGACAATTCCGGCGGGCACCGGGATTGACGCGAAGGCGGCGGGCCTGATTTCGGAGTATGCCCAGCGGGTGCCGCTTGGTCCCGAAGAGAGCGACATCATTGTCGAAACGGCGGTGATCGCGGATGATGCGCTTTATGTGACGGCGCGCAGTGCGAATGCCTTTGTGAAGCCGGATATCTTTCCGGAACTGGGGCCGGAATTCACCTTTGGCAAACCGGACATCCGAACCGATGATGCGGGAACAGCCCTTTGGGCCAAGCTGCCTCTTCTCGCGCAAGGGGAGGATCCGCCGCCCCTGCAACTGACTTTGACCGATGGATCACGCGCGGTGACAGCGCAGCCCGCTTGGTCAGACCGCATCCCGGGTGCACCATTCGAGGTTATGGCGAACCTGCCGGATCTGACGCAAATCCTGGCGATTGCGGCCTTTGCCTTTCTTGGCGGTCTGATCCTGAATGTCATGCCCTGTGTTCTGCCTGTCCTGTCCATCAAGCTGACATCGGTTCTCAATCATGGAAACAAGCCAGCGCACGAGGTCCGGAATGGGTTCCTGATGTCGGCGCTTGGCGTTCTGGTGTTCATGTGGGCCCTCGCCGCAATCATTCTGGTTCTGCAATCCGTCGGCGTCACCGTTGGGTGGGGCCTGCAATTCCAAAGCCCTGTTTTCCTGACCGTCATGTTTCTGGTGCTTGCCGTGTTCTCTGCCAATCTGTTCGGGGTGTTCGAAGTTTCATTGCCCTCCGGGTTGCAGTCACGGCTGGCCAGATCAAGCGGTCGCGACGGGTATGGCGGAGATTTTGCAACAGGCGCCTTCGCGGCGGTGCTGGCCACGCCCTGCTCGGCCCCGTTTTTGGGGACAGCGGTTGCCTTTGCCCTGTCCGGGCGCCCGATTGATGTCATTCTCGTTTTCACGGCTCTGGGGCTTGGGCTCTCCCTGCCCTATCTGGTTCTGGCGGGGAAGCCTGGTCTGGTCCGGTTGTTGCCCAGGCCGGGACGTTGGATGGTTGTCGTCAAATGGGTGCTTGCCGGTCTTCTGGCCGGGACCGCGATCTGGCTGCTCTGGGTACTGATAGGGGTGGCGGGTGGCCGGGTGGCCATGACCGTGCTGCTTATGACGAGCCTTTTCATTCTTCTCGCAACAATACGTTTGCCGGGCAGATTGACGCGCCCGACAGCGCTGGTGGTGGTTGCTGTTCTCAGCCTTCTGGTGCCGACGGCGCTGACAATCCCGCCGCAGACGAGAGCGGTGGGCCAGGACTGGGTCGCGTTCGATCGCTCCGAGATACCGAAACTGGTGTCGCAGGGAAAAACCGTCTTTGTCGACGTGACCGCAGACTGGTGCCTGACGTGCAAGGCCAACAAGACGCTGGTGCTGGACCGTGCGCCCGTGGTCGACCAACTGCGGGGTGATAATGTCGTTGCGATGCGGGCAGACTGGACTAGGTCCAGCACTGACATTTCCCGGTATCTGGAAAGCCACAACAGGTTTGGCATCCCGTTCAACATCGTCTACGGGCCAAACGCGCCAGACGGGATCATCCTGTCCGAGGTTCTGACGTCCGAAGCCGTTCTCGACGCGCTGAGCAGGGCTGCACTTGGCGACCCTGTGACCGCTTTGAAAACGGATGGTTAGGCCTAAAAGAGGCCCATCGCACGCGCCGACATCCAGACGCCCATGAATATCATCATCAGGTTTTCGGTCAGGGACACGAAACCCAGCGGCACGTTTGAACCGCCGCCCACGCAGGCGCACTTGATCTCGCGCTTATCGATGTAGACGGCCTTGAAAACTGAAGCCGCTCCGACCGTACCGATGAACAGTGCAACAGGCGCGCTGATCCAGACCAAGGCACCGGCGACCATGAGAATACCGGCAAGTGCTTCGCCGAAGGGATAGACATAGCCATAGCGCACCCATTTCTGGGCAAGCAGATCGTAGTTCAGAAACATCGTGGAAAACGTCTCGACGTCCTGCAGTTTTTGAACAGCAAGAAAGCTCATCGAGATCGCGATGAACCACTCGAATGCCCGCAGCGTCAGGATCGAACCGTAAAACGCCCAACTGAGACCAAGCGCCATAAGGAATGCGACCGCGAATATCGCAATGACGGGTTGATAAGTCGTCTCGTCGTCATCCTTTACGTCCTGGCCGAAAAATTCCCTCAGCGCGTCATAGCCACCAATTCTTTCATTGCCGATAAAGGTCTGCGGAGTCGTTTCGACACCGTGTTCTTCCATGAAAGCATCCGTTTCCTCGCGGGTGTTCAGAGGCCGGTCCTCAATCGAATACCCCTCCCGCTCAAGCAGGTCCTTCGATTTTCAGCCCATAGGGACAAACATGCTCCTCCATCACCATTCGGTACAAAACCGCCGTCTTCGGGGTGGATTTTGCCTCTCTCGTCATGACGCGTTCCTTTAAATCCTTTAACCGTTGCAGGTCCAATACCCGGTAAATCCGACAGTCAGAGGCGTCTCTCCCGTCAATTCAAACAGCAGGGTGGCGTCTTCACCGTCCGCGTCACCCGGCGCCAGCGTGAATTGGCCACCATCGGCAGACAGGACGCCACCGGACGTCACTGTGTCTTGCGACGTGAAGTTGACCAGCGATCCGGATATCTTGGCGACGCCGTTCCCCGCCCCGTCCGTGACCAGAATGGGATCGGCGTTCACGGCGCGAATGAAACGGCATTGTCCGTCGGACCCCAGTGCGCGTGTTATTTCTTCGGCTTTGAGCGGTGCAGGACGGATTCCGGCAATCACCGGGGTTGCAATCGCTTCTTGAAGCCCCTCCATTTCAGCCGGACCGTCCGCTTCAC contains:
- a CDS encoding IS6 family transposase is translated as MQTQKISYKRHRFPPQIIAHIVWLYVRFNLSLREVEELMLERGVDVSYETIRRWSVKFGPLIAHVLQRRQPRPGDVWHLDEVVVKIAGRSYWLWRAVDQHGFVLEEILQSRRDKRAAKRLLVKLMKRWGFVPKRIITDKLRSYGAAKREVAPGLDHWSHKGLNNRAENSHLPFRKRERVMQGFRSPGGLQRFVSMKSATRNSFSVPARRRSALTIRYHRLEAFEAWKSAAQAA
- a CDS encoding copper resistance protein B, with protein sequence MKYSQLAGLAGLILPWASLVQAQPVKQTEQLIWGVQAEQLEIRALDDEEVLVWDFDALIGTDELKLVWRSEAEYGLSSDEFESLENQLRLRFPISTFFNGVVGAYASTPEGVPERYAAVVGVKGLAPQWFEIDADLYLSDYSFFSFEAEYELLLTNRLILTPNIEIDMPLKDDIARGRGAGGAVMEIGARLSYDLIDRAVSPYIGVNYETSFGDTRDITRAAGGDTDEFSVVIGTRLQF
- a CDS encoding protein-disulfide reductase DsbD family protein — translated: MRTTLRLFFLLMACLWASMGFAASSDTYENSTITARLISVENGVAETSRTLSLGLDVELAEGWKAYWRSPGEVGLPPEISWDGSENLVSAQMLWPAPERFTAFGIENFGYKTRVVLPIQAVLETAGQSATLQARVSLLACSTVCVPHDFDLALTIPAGTGIDAKAAGLISEYAQRVPLGPEESDIIVETAVIADDALYVTARSANAFVKPDIFPELGPEFTFGKPDIRTDDAGTALWAKLPLLAQGEDPPPLQLTLTDGSRAVTAQPAWSDRIPGAPFEVMANLPDLTQILAIAAFAFLGGLILNVMPCVLPVLSIKLTSVLNHGNKPAHEVRNGFLMSALGVLVFMWALAAIILVLQSVGVTVGWGLQFQSPVFLTVMFLVLAVFSANLFGVFEVSLPSGLQSRLARSSGRDGYGGDFATGAFAAVLATPCSAPFLGTAVAFALSGRPIDVILVFTALGLGLSLPYLVLAGKPGLVRLLPRPGRWMVVVKWVLAGLLAGTAIWLLWVLIGVAGGRVAMTVLLMTSLFILLATIRLPGRLTRPTALVVVAVLSLLVPTALTIPPQTRAVGQDWVAFDRSEIPKLVSQGKTVFVDVTADWCLTCKANKTLVLDRAPVVDQLRGDNVVAMRADWTRSSTDISRYLESHNRFGIPFNIVYGPNAPDGIILSEVLTSEAVLDALSRAALGDPVTALKTDG
- a CDS encoding cupredoxin domain-containing protein codes for the protein MKHLLLTIALASSFAAPGFAGEAAHGNKSGDTHGEMKIGMPGDAAAVDRTVEIDMVETDDGEMLFKGGDLDFKEGETVRFVVRNEGELDHEFILDSQKKNAAHKNEMADMSGMNMGHNEPNRIRLAPGEDAEIIWTFANNGTFEAACLIPGHYESGMFREVSVTH